The nucleotide window ATTTGGAAATTCCTTACTATCATGTAGGATGGAAGTCAGCATAGGGATTATCATAGTGTCCTGAATTAACAAAGAGAGGAGAATAAAGTTAAAATGGAGATGTGCTAAAGCAAAGTGGCATCGAGAAGTTCCCAGGGCTGAATAGAAGGCTAGTCAAAGTTTAACCAGTTTAAAATGatcatttaataaataaaactgtgtGCCATTCATatggcaaagattttttttttaatgaattttaatggTGAGTCTGATTAGAGTATTTAATATTGCTTCCAAATAAATTAGAACTTTGCTTACATTTAcgtgaaaaaaatagaaagctcTATCTCCCTCTTCACGTAGTggatgaagtctttttttttcaaatacaagaGGTTGGACTCAATAACTTCCAGAATCCACTTCCAAACAACATTATTCTAATTCTAGatcacatttcagtgttttttgaaaataaaataaaatacaatgaataGAACACATCATTGTTTTCAAGAGATTATGACCTTTCTCAGGCACAGTGGAACAGACCTTGGGGATAAAATAGTCTCTGAACTTGATGTCTTTGATCACAGTATGTGGGACATTAAGTGGAAGGAAATCGATGAATCTCTGGATTTCATGGACCACAGCGTCTGTGTAGGGCATCTGGCTCCGATCTGCCATGCAGGGGCTTCGGTCTCGGCCAATGACACAATCAATctccttttgcattttctctgttaGGAAATAAGTAAGTGTTGGATGGACAAGACCCCCATCTGTTTGCCTAAACCTCTCCCCATATTTACAGCAAAACTTGCTTTTAGTGCACCAGGAATGTATGAATGTACTTAGTACTAATatctttttcctgtgaatagaACTAAGACTAATACACATTTCCACACTGCAAATACACATTTCCTTACTCAGGGGACCATTGCCACATGTGGTAGTGACAGGAATTGTCCAAATTGATCCCATGACCTATTAAAAAGTTTTCcgttatttatttccttttctattacCTGCTATCTCTGGGTATTTCTGGAGAATCAGAAGTCCATATCTCAGTGTGGTGCTGGTGGTCCCTGTTCCTGCAAGGAACAAGTCGAGCGTGGTTCTGCTCAAGGTCTCAACGGTGAATTCTGAGTGACCGTTCCCTTTCTCCTGGAGGAAGATGTGGCAGAACATTTTGAATGACAAAGCTAAGCAGCTTGTTTAAAAAGGAAGGTCCTGTACCTGTAATGTATGATTTTAAACACATCTAGTGTCCTTTCAAAAATACGACACTCACTCTCCAGAACACCAGCATTGATAGTACTTTTACTAAATAATATGTGGGAGGAGCATTGAATTACATCAACCAGATTGGTCTCCAGCTTTCCTAACTTTGGCTAGTGCTgttaattctgtgtttaaaaatccTTGATAAGAAAATGGAGAGGTAAGAATGAAGTTGATGTGCCAAGAAAAGCAAGTTCCCTCTGTATTTGCAAAAGCCCAGTGCCCTGCCACAACTGAAAGAAACTGGGATCCAAGCAGTGTTTTTCTTATAATTCGATAAGTATCTCGCTCTTACATTACCTGTTCCATTTTGTTAAGAAAAGCATCAATAAAATCTCGAGGACAAGTGGGATCCAGGGTTTCCTGGTGTTCCGCTATGATTTCTGAAGTAAATTGATgaactttttcagtattttttatcattttttgaTGAGGCCCAGGTAAATACTCCATGATAGTTGGGATGAAATTGtataactgtaaaaataaaatggtggAAAAGCACATTCTGATTAATGTGGATACAATAAAATGTTGTCCTAATTGTAACTATGAAAATGGGGCAATTAAAATGTTTTGGAACAGTCTTTATTATTCAACTGGATTTTAATGCCTTTTACTATATGGTTTCACTATATTCAAGGATAGACTTCACTTGAGCAACTTTTGCAATGATATCCTTCTTTGGATGTACAATGGCAATTCCATAAGGTAAGAAAACACAGGAATTGGTTATTTAACTGCCTTTTTGGTTTTCAAAAAATTTTTCCAAATGTAGGAAAATCCactccatttaaaaattaataacatgaataaatattaattaataaaatattataatcaTTAACaaatttattaattaaataaaactgtACACACCTGTATTTGTATAGAGTTCTGGAGCCTGCTGTTTTCATCTAGCAACTCAATTAAAGTTAGAAATTTCTTGTCCTCATAGTCAAACCGATCCCCAAAGACGATGGAGCAGATGATGTTGGAAACAGCATGGACTAGGAAGTTGCCAGGGTTGAAGGGTCGCTctgcaacaacagaaaaccaatGGTATCTTGCTTTCAGTATTTCAGGCATCATCCCCTCCTCTGACACTACAGGGAAGCTTTGCATCCTCTTGAGACACAGAGTTTTGCACTCCTTTGAAAGGATGGTGAAGGGCTTATCCAATTTATTCTTCTCTACTTGAACTAATTTCCTTGTTGAACGGTTTAAGAATCTCTTTTGTCCTGTTCTCAGCAGAACACTAGTCTGAGTGGCTTCATTCCTTTTCAGCTCACACATGCCTGTCTGCCTTATAGACTGTTTATTAGAAATGGCCTAAAGATTCCCACCAAAACCCATAAGCACTTTGCCTGAGCCATGTTTTTAGGTTATTAGACCCTGTTTATGAACTCTATTAGTGTAACCTCAGCTGTATAACTCTCTCCTAGAGGTTCAAATGCCTGTGGTCAAAGTCTAGGTTTGATAGCACAGCTGCATAAGCATCTAAGAAAACTACAGTGTGAGAAAAAAGTGATATAACAtccaagaaagaaaggaaaggtatAATTGCAGTCAGTCATAGGGTGCATCTCAAGGTTTCAAGAGGAGAAACAACAACATGAAAAGTTATaaaatcctaaaagaaaaaaaaaagagtcagaaaaTGGCAACTTGGCAGCATTGAGGATCAGCCTATTCCAAGGAGCAATGGCACCAACCCTTCTCTGCCTGACTGATGACTCCCTGGCCATTGAAGTCTCAGCAGATATCTCATTGGATGTGATGAGTATATTAATGCTGAGCCTAGTAGATAACTAGTCCTAGCTATTTATTATTTGCATCAAGAGTAAATAATGGCTTTATACTTTTCAGTTGTATATATCTTGCTTGCAAAGCCTTTTAGTACACAGTAAAAGATGCCATAACAAGGTGAGCCAGAGATGGAGGCTTGCAGTAGGGCACAGGAAATACAGTATTATTGTGTTAGTGAAAGGATAAGAGCAGGTGAGAGTGTTTTCTCTGATTTGTAGCAGGAATGTTTATCTGTGAATCCAGACTGAATTTGCTAGTGGCTCACAGGAAACTGATGTTTCAGCATTCTGCTTTTTCCCCCTTGCAGAATAAGCACACATTGAAGGCTGGCTGTGGAAAGGAAGCCTGTGGTCCAGGCTGGTACTGTGCCACTCTCAGGGGAAGCACTTAGAAGTAACATTGTCTTCTATACtaccagaaaacagatttatagGTTGAAACCTATAAGGGGGTTACCCTATGCCCTGCCCTCAAAAGCAGCTTTATAGTCCCTGTTCCCATTGCATGCCCCACCATACTGGGAGGTATTGTCTAGTGTTCAGATGGACTGGACCCAAACCCAAATATCTGTAAATGAGTTCTCTGGTCACCCACTTCTTCAGGATCTGTTTACTTAGAGCTGCAGGAGACAAGGCAAGGAAGTGCATGTTTCTTGGCTACCTGGCAGTCCCCAGCCTTGTCTTTATGGCTGAATTCCACCAAACCCTCGGCTTTGGGGCCAAGCCATTCCATTTGCCACTTCCTGTCTTGTTCCTCAAGCAGAACAGGGTAAAGGATGCTTTCCAACACTGGTCTTCTACATTTATCCCTCCATACTGCCACAGTGCCTTTGACTGACCTACTCCCAGCAGTGATAACTTTGCctgtgggagcagggagcagaaacagCAGCCGCATGCCCACTTCTTGGGTCATAAATTTGGTGAAGCAGTCCTACACCCCTCATTGCCGATATGCAGTGTGTCCCAGCAGGCACAAAGTCCATGTCCTACCATGTGTGTTCCTGATCCTCTCCACTAGAAAATGAGCTTCCTCCTGGATTCGCTCCTCGATGctcttcttccccatcccaaAATCCCTCAAGGTGGTGAGTGCAAATCGTCGGAGCTGCTTCCAGGTCTCCCCATTGCTTGCCACAATGCCTgatacaggaaggaaaaatagacATCCAtgaggaaacagatttttctttttcctgaatgtgAGCTACACAGTAAGTACTTCACAAACATACAAAGACACTGCTCTCTGGAGTTATACTGCAAGTGCTATATGCCCCAAAATGTAACTTCTCTGCAATTCTGGAGGGGACAAATCTGATCCATCTGTCACACCACTTTGAGTAAAACTGAGTTTATTCCCAGAATAAGAAAAGCTATGTTAGGATGTAAATAATAAGGTAACACTGGTACTGAATTGATCTTGACCACAAGCACATGGCCTTTGCACTAACATAACTGCTCATACATCCTGCTGTGTACCTTCACACTGCATATCGTTATTTGCAATACCATTGATACTGTAATATAGTACCACGGAATAGGTACTATTTACCCAGATACATGCCATACCAGGAACTACCCTGGTGAATAAGCTCAGGGCTTTACCTTGAATGTGGTCCTTACTGGGGCAGCCTATATTATCTTGTCTTTGTTGTGCTGTGGACTTTCCTGTTGCTGGTTCCTTAGCTGTATGTATATTGtcaatattttcagaaatgggaGAATGTAAGATCTTAGAGGCACATTTAATGAACAAATTTTTAGCCAGAatttaaaacatgctgaaaataGGAAGGCACTCAGTGAAGCCAACCTGGGACCTTAAACAGTCTCCGGGGGTCCAATTTACTCAAGGGTCCAAGTAATGAGTTGGACTTTTAGTCTTTTATTGCTAATTTGTATGCATGAAAGTAGTAAATGAAATCCACCATTCCGTCCTCCACTGCCCTCTCAGCTGTGCTCCTGAAGCACTGAAAGCATCAGTTGTGTATGCTAACATTACCTGTGCCTTGGAAGAGTTTTTTAAGCAGTGGTAGATTGCCCCTTCCGCTGAAGTCATCTGCCTGATCAATCAGGGCTTCTTTCACAACTTCATAGCCATACAGCACCACAGCCTTTTGTGGGCCTAAATATATTGTGAAGACAGGACCGTACTTCTTGCTGAGCTATAggaaagaggaacaaaaagaacAACATGTCTGAATGTTAATCATGTCAAAAGAAGTTTGTAGTGAAAGTGTCTGAGGGGTGATGTGGCATTGTCCCAGTATCGCTGAGACATAGCATTGATTAGCAGCAGTGCAGAGGTCTTTCAGCTATGAATTACAGCCAGGGGAAGAGGGAATTGTACAAGAAATAGGGGATATGAATGGAAATAGTGAGGTGTCAAGTCCAAatcccagaaaagaaaatagatctTCACGGGACTGGCAAAACAGTCTGGAATGCCTTTCTACAGAGCACAGTGGATAACAGTTTACATGGGCTCAGAAAGCAATTATATACACTTACGGAAGCAAGCACCTAAAGGGTTTTTGAGCATAAGCATACCACAGTTGTCTCTAAAATCTCTTGGACCATGACCTCTGGAAATTGAGCAAGTATATGAGTGGAGAGTCACTGCATCCTTGCACTAATCATGTACTCTTTCCCAGGCATCTGCTTTTGGCTACAGTTGCAGAAAGATTCTTGGGCTACTTGGTCCAACCTAGAACATTTCTTGTGCTCACTTTTTAAGAGCAAACTAGATATAGTCCCAGGTTTTTTGTGGTGGGAAACTGAATAACCTAGAGctctgaaacaaagcagaatgCCTGAGAGTGCTTGTGATTCTCAACGTTCATAAGCACGAAGGCAAAAAGAAGCTCATATGGGTATGTGTGCATCTGGCAATACACACGGTGATGTCAACAATCACCACAATTTTGCTCTGAAGAACTCAGGGACACCCGCCTTTCCCACCCGTCTGCCACCATCCCCTCACAGTCCCCTAATGAAGAGGCACTCCAGCTGAACTCCCTCCACCTATCCCCTCCCAGGCCTTGCAACGCACAGGTTTTGTTTGACAGATGGGTGATGTCAGCCAGAGGAGGGAATGGACAGCACAATTCACCTCCAAACTTTTTTGCTTCAACCCCTTCACTCGCTACTTCCGCTCCCAGGAGATCTGACCTATCTGCtagggagcagaggcagcaaaATGGAGCAGCGTCCTCCCCAAAAAAGGGCCAGGCCGTGTTGCTAGTGTGGTGAGGAGTTGGGCACAGGAGGAGTATAGTGAATATTGCAATAGCATTAGTGCCTTGATTGCAAATCCACTGCAAATTGTAGTACTGCTGTGAGGTCAGCACAGTACTCATCATTAGTATGATACTGCAAATATATAGACTTAGACTTGCAATATATAGACTTAGATACAGACTTAGTTATATAATTTATTGCAATGTATAGACTTCAGAAGCATGTATTTCTGGGAaactgtttgtttctgtttgagtCTGATGTTTGGTCAATGCAAATTAAGCTTGTGAATTAAGCTGAGACAGTCTGGACTGGGCTTTGTTTTATATGCAATGGAGACAACGTAGGAAAGAAGGACACAGTCCCTTACCTTCTTCAAGCTTTCAGGCAAGTTCCACGCATTCAGCTGGAGTATGTTTCCAACAATGGGGAGTGTGATGGGACCAGGAGGCTGCTTCTCTTTTTGCGATATGTTTTTCCATGAGGCAAAGAGAAGAAGGCATGAGatgcagagcagcaagaaaatAGTGGTCATTCCCAGGA belongs to Harpia harpyja isolate bHarHar1 chromosome 10, bHarHar1 primary haplotype, whole genome shotgun sequence and includes:
- the LOC128146955 gene encoding cytochrome P450 2H1-like encodes the protein MEFLGMTTIFLLLCISCLLLFASWKNISQKEKQPPGPITLPIVGNILQLNAWNLPESLKKLSKKYGPVFTIYLGPQKAVVLYGYEVVKEALIDQADDFSGRGNLPLLKKLFQGTGIVASNGETWKQLRRFALTTLRDFGMGKKSIEERIQEEAHFLVERIRNTHERPFNPGNFLVHAVSNIICSIVFGDRFDYEDKKFLTLIELLDENSRLQNSIQIQLYNFIPTIMEYLPGPHQKMIKNTEKVHQFTSEIIAEHQETLDPTCPRDFIDAFLNKMEQEKGNGHSEFTVETLSRTTLDLFLAGTGTTSTTLRYGLLILQKYPEIAEKMQKEIDCVIGRDRSPCMADRSQMPYTDAVVHEIQRFIDFLPLNVPHTVIKDIKFRDYFIPKDTMIIPMLTSILHDSKEFPNPEKFDPGHFLNANGTFKKSDYFMPFSAGKRICAGEGLARMELFIFLTAILQNFTLKSVVDHKDIDISPLVSALANMPRPYELSFLPR